In the Enterococcus saigonensis genome, one interval contains:
- a CDS encoding conjugal transfer protein — protein MIIKIERKEKKEKPKKSKKPSKQRKVPMIKVGTHKKLTFVLWVLLIGSVGFGIYKNFTAIDTHIVRETEIIKQQIVDTNQVESFVKSFAKDYFSWQQSQEAIDKRNEKLTHYLTEELQVLNEEMIRKDIPTSSSVNDIQVWQVSQVNENTFEVLFSVEQVITEDKDKETISSSFHVVVHIDESDNMVIIKNPTMSKKPQKSDYQPKQLESDHTVDTETMDEIISFLETFFQLYPTATEKELTYYVSNHVLPMINKEYVFEELVNPIFTRKDNQVIVNVAVKYLDQETKATQISQFELILEKQDNWKIVK, from the coding sequence ATGATTATAAAAATCGAGCGAAAAGAAAAGAAGGAGAAACCAAAGAAATCTAAAAAACCGAGCAAGCAAAGAAAAGTTCCGATGATTAAAGTTGGCACGCATAAGAAATTAACCTTTGTTTTATGGGTTTTATTGATTGGTAGTGTCGGATTTGGAATCTATAAAAATTTTACTGCCATTGACACTCATATTGTCCGTGAAACAGAAATCATTAAACAGCAGATTGTCGATACCAACCAAGTAGAAAGTTTTGTGAAATCCTTTGCGAAAGACTACTTTTCGTGGCAACAATCCCAAGAAGCCATTGATAAACGAAATGAGAAATTGACCCATTATTTGACGGAAGAATTGCAGGTATTAAATGAAGAAATGATTCGTAAGGATATTCCTACTAGTTCTAGTGTGAACGATATACAGGTGTGGCAGGTTTCTCAAGTGAATGAGAACACCTTTGAGGTACTGTTTTCTGTTGAACAAGTTATTACCGAAGACAAAGACAAGGAAACTATATCGTCTAGCTTTCATGTGGTTGTCCATATAGATGAATCAGATAATATGGTTATTATCAAAAATCCGACAATGAGTAAGAAACCTCAAAAATCGGACTACCAACCCAAACAGCTAGAAAGTGACCATACAGTAGATACAGAAACGATGGACGAAATCATTAGCTTTTTAGAAACGTTCTTCCAGCTCTATCCTACCGCCACAGAAAAAGAATTGACTTACTATGTAAGTAATCATGTGTTACCTATGATTAACAAGGAATATGTTTTCGAGGAATTGGTGAATCCTATCTTTACCAGAAAAGATAACCAAGTAATCGTGAATGTCGCTGTGAAATATTTAGATCAAGAAACAAAGGCAACCCAAATCTCGCAATTTGAGTTGATATTAGAAAAACAAGATAATTGGAAGATTGTAAAATAA
- a CDS encoding bifunctional lytic transglycosylase/C40 family peptidase: protein MKLKITVICSVVFSLFFFLLLFLVIFFADDTDSGENNKDSSIPQGGVTVSPEVLAHRPLIEKYGKEYGIEDYVSYILAIMQVESGGTAEDVMQSSESLGLPPNSLSTEESIKQGVKYFSELLTSAEQQGVDIDSVIQSYNYGGGFLNYVRSHGKKYTYELAEQFSKEKSGGQKADYPNPIAIPVNGGWRYNYGNQFYVQLVSQYLTDTSPTEFDDETVQVIMDEALKYEGFPYVFGGASPTTSFDCSGLIQWVYDKAGISLPRVAQDQYDATQEISMEEAQAGDLIFFHSTYNAGTYVTHVAIYLEGNRFYHAGDPIGYGDLSSRYWQDHLIGARRVIHN, encoded by the coding sequence ATGAAGCTAAAAATAACAGTGATTTGTAGTGTGGTCTTCTCTCTCTTCTTTTTTCTCTTATTATTCCTAGTCATTTTCTTTGCAGATGATACGGACAGTGGCGAAAACAACAAGGATTCTTCTATTCCACAAGGCGGTGTGACCGTTTCACCAGAAGTGTTGGCACACCGTCCGTTGATTGAAAAATATGGTAAGGAATATGGGATTGAAGACTATGTTTCTTATATCTTAGCCATTATGCAAGTGGAATCGGGCGGTACAGCAGAAGATGTTATGCAAAGTTCCGAATCTTTGGGTTTACCGCCCAACAGTTTGAGTACCGAAGAGTCCATCAAACAAGGGGTTAAATATTTCAGTGAATTATTAACCAGTGCAGAACAACAAGGAGTGGATATAGATTCTGTTATCCAATCTTATAATTATGGCGGTGGCTTTTTAAATTATGTGAGGAGTCATGGGAAAAAATATACCTATGAATTAGCCGAACAGTTTTCTAAAGAGAAGTCGGGTGGTCAAAAAGCAGACTATCCCAATCCCATAGCCATACCTGTGAATGGTGGTTGGCGATATAACTATGGAAATCAGTTTTATGTTCAGTTGGTTTCACAATACCTAACCGACACTTCCCCAACAGAATTTGATGATGAAACCGTGCAAGTCATTATGGACGAAGCCTTGAAATACGAAGGGTTTCCCTATGTCTTTGGAGGGGCGTCGCCTACCACCTCTTTTGATTGTAGTGGCTTAATACAATGGGTGTATGACAAAGCTGGCATTTCTCTCCCTCGTGTCGCCCAAGATCAGTATGACGCTACGCAAGAAATCTCTATGGAAGAAGCCCAAGCAGGCGACCTTATCTTCTTTCATTCAACCTATAATGCAGGCACATATGTGACTCATGTGGCGATATATTTAGAGGGAAATCGCTTTTATCATGCAGGCGACCCAATCGGTTATGGCGACTTAAGCAGTCGTTATTGGCAAGACCATCTGATTGGGGCTAGACGTGTTATTCATAACTAA
- a CDS encoding CD3337/EF1877 family mobilome membrane protein — translation MTQKQKKFLHYSWITLLCVGVILLLLGTLGNAVQATGLVDETIDTSNEYSKYGLNQYQLDYYVDNSWGWLPWNWSDGIGQSVMYGLYAITNFIWTISLYLSNATGYLVKEAYALDFISQTSQAIGENMQTIAGITPNGFSSSGFYVGFLLLFILIVGIYVAYTGLVKRETTKVIRAVLNFVVVFILSASFIAYAPDYIAKINDFSKDVSTASLNIGTKIVLPNTDSQGKDSVDMIRDSLFSVQVKQPWLLLQYGSTDVEALGEERVESLLSTSPDTNNGEDRENVVIEEIEDHDNTYLTLPKTISRLGTVFFLFVFNIGISIFVFLLTGIMIFSQVLFIIFAMFLPISFLLSMLPSFDGMGRHAITKLFNVIMTRAGITLIITVAFSISTMLYSLSASSPFFMIMFLQIVTFAGIYFKLGDLMSLFSLQSNDSQNMGRQVFRRPRQMMNRQTRRFQRSMSKIFRGKAGSTKQKTMTTKQNQTNKANHTRQNERTTPKKETALSNVKKQQGGIGQRLGEKTAHVLDTKNRLVNKRKQAKQQIQATPTHVKYALHQGKENVTHNVTDFKQSMADTKAQRKQQRMNQQEQKRKNIAQKRLELDKAKEKRRKENPSSPVQNNQQHVRKRQQTVTPVLSQNTKRENHQRLLKKEQKQKTPPKQFNQRKLNKRTDKRGQQT, via the coding sequence ATGACACAAAAACAAAAGAAATTTCTTCACTATAGTTGGATAACGCTCCTTTGTGTGGGCGTTATTTTACTTTTATTAGGCACGCTGGGCAATGCAGTACAAGCGACAGGCTTAGTTGATGAAACCATTGATACAAGCAATGAATACTCCAAGTATGGTTTGAATCAATATCAGCTTGATTATTATGTGGACAATAGCTGGGGCTGGCTTCCATGGAATTGGAGTGATGGCATAGGACAATCGGTGATGTATGGATTGTATGCCATTACTAATTTTATTTGGACAATTTCTCTTTATCTATCGAACGCCACAGGTTATTTGGTGAAAGAAGCCTATGCCTTAGATTTCATTAGTCAAACATCCCAAGCAATTGGCGAAAACATGCAGACGATTGCAGGCATTACACCGAATGGCTTTTCCAGTTCAGGGTTTTATGTCGGTTTCCTCCTTCTTTTTATTCTCATTGTTGGAATCTATGTTGCCTATACAGGATTGGTTAAGCGAGAAACGACGAAAGTGATACGAGCTGTTTTAAACTTTGTCGTGGTGTTTATTCTATCGGCTTCCTTTATTGCGTATGCACCCGATTATATTGCGAAAATCAATGATTTTTCCAAAGATGTCAGTACCGCCAGTCTGAATATTGGGACAAAAATTGTTCTTCCTAACACGGATAGTCAAGGGAAAGACAGTGTGGACATGATACGTGACAGCTTATTCTCTGTTCAAGTAAAGCAACCATGGCTATTGCTTCAATATGGCTCCACTGATGTAGAAGCGTTAGGGGAAGAACGTGTGGAAAGTTTATTGTCTACCAGTCCAGATACAAACAATGGTGAAGATAGAGAAAATGTAGTGATTGAAGAAATTGAAGATCATGACAATACCTATTTAACCCTACCGAAGACGATTTCCAGATTAGGAACAGTCTTCTTTTTGTTTGTATTCAATATTGGTATCTCGATTTTTGTTTTCCTTCTAACAGGAATCATGATTTTTTCGCAAGTGCTATTTATTATTTTCGCTATGTTTTTGCCAATCAGTTTCCTATTAAGTATGTTGCCGAGTTTTGATGGCATGGGCAGGCATGCCATTACCAAGTTATTTAATGTGATTATGACAAGGGCTGGTATTACCTTGATTATTACCGTTGCCTTTAGTATTTCCACTATGCTTTATTCGCTGTCAGCAAGTTCTCCCTTTTTCATGATTATGTTTTTACAAATTGTGACCTTTGCAGGGATTTATTTTAAACTGGGCGATTTAATGAGCCTATTCTCTTTACAAAGCAACGACTCTCAAAACATGGGCAGACAAGTGTTTCGCAGACCTCGTCAAATGATGAATCGACAAACCAGAAGATTTCAACGCAGTATGAGTAAGATTTTTCGTGGAAAAGCAGGGTCAACGAAGCAAAAGACAATGACAACAAAGCAGAATCAAACCAATAAAGCTAACCATACTCGTCAAAATGAACGGACTACACCAAAGAAAGAAACAGCACTTTCCAATGTGAAAAAGCAACAAGGCGGTATCGGGCAACGATTAGGTGAAAAGACAGCCCATGTATTGGACACGAAAAATCGTCTAGTCAATAAAAGAAAGCAGGCAAAACAACAGATACAGGCGACACCAACCCATGTCAAATATGCCCTTCATCAAGGAAAAGAGAATGTCACTCATAATGTAACAGACTTTAAACAATCTATGGCAGATACCAAAGCTCAACGCAAACAACAGCGTATGAACCAGCAGGAGCAAAAACGAAAGAACATTGCTCAAAAGCGTTTGGAGCTGGATAAAGCAAAAGAAAAAAGACGAAAAGAAAACCCATCATCTCCTGTTCAGAATAACCAGCAGCATGTTCGCAAGCGTCAGCAAACCGTCACGCCTGTTTTGTCACAAAACACTAAACGTGAAAATCATCAGCGACTATTGAAAAAAGAGCAAAAACAAAAGACACCACCGAAGCAATTCAATCAGAGGAAGCTAAATAAAAGAACGGATAAGCGAGGACAACAAACATGA